The Staphylococcus saprophyticus subsp. saprophyticus ATCC 15305 = NCTC 7292 genome contains the following window.
ATTTCATGAAGACACATTAGAAGAAATTATGGAATACTGTGCGCCAAATTATATTTCAGGACTCAGTATCCTTGGTGGCGAACCTTTTTGTAATGTAGATATCACTTTGAAGTGTGCTCAAACTTTTAGAAAACGTTTTGGAAATACCAAATCATTATGGGTATGGACTGGTTTTTTATTTGAATATTTAGAGCGAGATTCAGCAGAAAGAAAGACATTGCTTGAGCTCATTGACGTCTTAGTAGATGGTCCATTTATTAATCATTTATATAGACCTAATTTACCGTATAAAGGCTCAATGAATCAACGCGTGATCGATGTTCAAGCATCATTGCAAAAGCGCAGGGTGTGTGAGTATATCAAAAGTTAATTATAATATACATGATTTGCTCAAAGGCATTTATGAATCCTCAAAATATAAGTCATCATAATGTAAAGGAGTAGATAATGTATGTGTACAGGATTTTCATTTTTATCAAAAAGTAAGCAGGCGATACTTG
Protein-coding sequences here:
- the nrdG gene encoding anaerobic ribonucleoside-triphosphate reductase activating protein, which produces MNILKIRHGQGHIAKIEAQSFVDGEGVRCSLYVSGCPFACENCYNKVAQNFKYGEPFHEDTLEEIMEYCAPNYISGLSILGGEPFCNVDITLKCAQTFRKRFGNTKSLWVWTGFLFEYLERDSAERKTLLELIDVLVDGPFINHLYRPNLPYKGSMNQRVIDVQASLQKRRVCEYIKS